Within the Carassius gibelio isolate Cgi1373 ecotype wild population from Czech Republic chromosome B4, carGib1.2-hapl.c, whole genome shotgun sequence genome, the region aaagaagtctattattcttatttaattaaaaaagaagctgAAATAAGAGtattatttgaaatgttattaaagtttacaaaataagttttctgttcattaaaattgtaataataatttgttacattgtaataatgctaaatttatttcaaaatgtaactaaaaatgtcaattaatgacaaaaaatattaagcagtaaaaaCTTAATTATCAGTAATAGTAAGAACCGTTATTAATAACAGAGCACGAATTTAGcattttacaatgatttctgaaggatcatttgacccCTGAATtctggtgtaatgatgctgaaaatgatgctgaaaattcaactttccaatcaaaggaataaattacattttaaaatatattaaaatagaaaacagttattttaaactaataatCTTTCACAAAATTACATCTGTTAGCCATGGTGagcataatataattattttaaaaacattttaaaatcttgttaTCTGAGATTACTGACACAGTACATCCAGAATCTCAGTGAGAGTGTGGGAGTCTGTAGGACAGATATAAGAGTGTATCATATGCCTCTGTGAGGGGTTACCCATGAGTACAATGTTTCTACACAGGTGAAATGTCTAGGTTTAATGGTAATTAAATtgcttcttaaagggttagttcacccaaaaatgaaaattatgtcattaatgttccaaacccgtaagatcttcggaaaacagtttaagatattttagatttagtccaagagctttctgtccctccactgaaaatgtatgcacagtatactgtccatgtccagaaaggtaattaaaacaccatcaaagtagtccatgtgacatcagagggtcagttagaatttgttgaagcatcgaaaatacattttggtccaaaataacaaaaactataactttattcaacattgtcttctcttccgggtctgttgtgagcgcgttcacaacactgcagtgtagtgatgtccggttcgcgaacaaatcactacactgactgaactgctgtgaagagagaactgaagataaacactgagccgagccagataacgaatgaaagattgactcgttcttgagtcaagaaccgtttctgtcggacgcgtctgattcgagaactgaggagctgatgatactgtgcatgtgtgattcagcgtgaagcagaccaacacacagagcatctgaaccgaactgattcttttggtgattgattctgaactgattctgtgctaatgttatgagcgcggatAAACCGGCTTGGATGAAGGCCAATAATTGCCAATGACGTCAAGCACAAAAGAACTGGTAAActgttttttcaaccggtttattgaatcgaactgtccgaaagagcCGGTTCGCataaaagaaccgaacttcccatcactactggttatctgaaaaccgatgcaaccggttcttgactcgtgaatgagtcattcTTTCGTTCCatatctggctcggctcgatgttcatcttcagttcaaaAAGTCCTGAACCGATTGATATAAACAGTTGCTGTGGTGTCTAGAATGAGCCAATGATGTTTTAAAAGTAATGTCACTTTACATTTAGTTTGTCTTTATTTTTCTGCACAGGAtataatattaaactgtaaaataatattaaaacaattgtaaCTCTGATAAATACTGGAACAGCAGCTAAAAATCTGATGATTACTAAATATATACTTAAGAACTAGAGAGAAAGGCTATTGTTTTAAGCCTCAAGAGACTATGAAGCAGATTTAGAAACCATTGTTTTGGCATCTGTGGTTCCACCCATAAGAGTAGGTGTGTTACTTCCTAAGTTACTGTATGGAGTGTCCTGTCCAGCTCACTACAAACAGAGATAAACTCCCACCATTACATCAAGATAATGAGCTATTATAGCACCTGGATGTAGACTGGTTCCTGTCTGCCGTGCTGCTGAGTGGTTTGTGATTTTGTAGCTCTGTGTAGCTTCACTTTTCTGTAGAATCTCTATcctactatcactctctgttgtttaaagtgataaaatataacttcattcccatcatatttctgatattatcgaacCAAACCAATCtgattcatttaatttttcacttttattctaaGACCGCGCGTTAGCATTTGCATCTATTGcctttttctattttgtttctcGCTCCCATctctcttaaaataaaaaataaaaaataataaacaaaacaacaaacagtgtTCCATCTTAAGTATTGTATACACAATCCAGCTGGATACACTCTTATTAACCGGAGTTCTCATTCATAaccattcacaaaaaaataagtaTATTGCGTTCATGTGTATAGTACTTtggggttaaatacagagcacgaaCTCTGAGTATGAGTATGAGtgaacccatccaaagtgcacacatacaccagtgaacaaacacacactgtgaaatCACAAactttgagtatgggtcaccatacttggctgtatatcaTGTCAATTCACTGtcaattaaattattttcctCAGTTAGAAACCTAGGTGTACtctttgatagcaatctttcctgcgaaagaaacacacaaaatacCAAAGATGTACAAAAATATGTCCAAGTTGCGCTCAATGTCAATGTTCAGAAatgttcatgacctcaaggttagattcttgtaatgctttattgggtagtGGTTCTTTATGCAAACtctaaacaaactccagctggtccaaaatgcagcagctagttttcttactagaaccaggaagtatgaccatactAGCTTGGTTctttcaacactgcactggctcgcTGTTAAAcactgtatagattttaaaatcctgCCAATTAagtataaagccctgaatggtttagcacctcagaacTTGAATGAGCTCTCTTATTgtattatagtcctccacatcaGCTGTGCTCTCAAAACTCTTTTCTTATTTAgcacccaaactctggaataatctacctaacactgttcaggaggcagaccCACACTGTCAGTTTAAATTTTGCCagtctctttaacctggcttacacataacacacctACACATTTCCAGtgagaggtgccggtactctgttatagcctatatatatccagaggctgttgcttagtTACTACTACTTAGGATTGCTAGAGTTGAAGAGTTGATTGCACAGATTCTATTTAAACAGGTTAAATTGAACTGAGCTGGACGATTACATCACTAGAAACTGTCCCATTCAAACAACTGTTGCAACAATATCATACAAGTTAAGAAGCATTTTTTTAGCATGCATGAAAGAATTTTCACCAGCACTGCTACTGTTTACTTCAAATGCTGCATTACAGCAATTGCACAGAATCAATTTGAAATTTTGAGTCTGCAAAGCAGTATATTCTTACACTCTTTcttgtctgttttgtttgttctTCATAGGCACCCTCCTGCAAGGCATGCAGTGCAATGCTAATGATAATTCAACTACAGCCCCAAACAGTTCCATTTCACCCACCTCAGTGGTTACCACTGCAGCAGATTCCACTAAATCCACCCCTCCTTTCACCTCATTGAATTCCACTAAACCCACCACTTCTTCTGCCTCATCAGAGTCTGCTCTACGTGACACTACACCTGCTACTACACCCGCCACATTGGAGCCCAGTAAATCTCCTACTCCATCAGAGTCCAGTACTTCATCAGAGTCCACTACACAAGCGCCAACCACTAGCCAACCAGCCACTTCACCAGATCAGACTGGACCATCTTCAGCAGAGGCTAATCAAGACATAACCACTAACACACCCTCACAAACTAGTCAAGTCACAACCCAAGTCACAACAATTCAACCCATGACATCCAATGAAGGCACTACCCCCACTACTACAACCATCACTCCTCCAAATTCACCTACAACTCTCACCACAACCGATCCCAAACAAGGTACCACCGACTTAAATAAACATGCAACCACTTTTCCTAATGGAGATGGCACCACCCAACTCATGTCTACACAGAGAGCCACATCTGCTGTTACCAAAACCTGTAAGTCGCAGGAATCACTTTAGTACAAACTTTATGACTgctcaacacaacacaacaatgCTTGAATATTTATTGATGGAAAGAGAAGAAAATTCTGTGGTTATAGAACTCATATGACTTGCTTTCTTCCACTGAACACAAAAGCAGCACTTTTGAAGAATATTGACACTGTACCTTTATATTGAGTGTGAtaacataatacaaaacaaagttacaaaacacaaaaaccaGCCATCACTAATAAATATCCAACATAAATGTGTACACACTGTATGCAACTGAGATTTGAGTGCTAGAGTGTAGGGTAAGACTTTCAgttaataacaatttaaatttaatttcacaCAAATAGGTTACTcgtgtgattattattatttttttttttaacttgttaaCTCATGGTCACTAGTATTTGTTGTAGGGGAAAGAGCTTTGAGTCCTCAACATAAAATCTGGTGTGTTCAGCAGAAGCAATACAAATGAGTTCAGAATGACAAAAGGGGTGAGCAAAGGATGAGAGACTGTAAATTTAGTTTGAACTATTAAAAAGTGTCTCCTTTTCATGTTACTTTTCAGCTGAATTACCAATCACAACAGCACCAAGCTCTAAATCTACTGCTACTCAAAGTCTTGGGACAACGACACCACAAACAGCTACAGCCTCGATCAGATCAGACCTGCAAGGGGATGTAGATATTACAACTAACACTCCCCTAGAAATCATTCAAGTAAAATACCAACATTTAGGGTCTTtctttatatattgtttatattcttgATCCAGATATTGTTAATGATACTGTTGATTATCTCTTCTGCAGTATTCCTTTAATCTAAGCAAAAGCAATGAGGTGAGTCCATAAATGACAATAACACTTACAATAACTCCAGTCCTGGTCACAGAgagctcatttacatttacaagtcAATATCAATAACTCTATAAACTCTGGTACAACAGTAAATGCACtgttaaatattagtaaaatcaATCACAAAAGTAAGGAAGCCTGTTTTcaccacacaataaaaaaaaataaagaaaaaaaataaagaaatgagatTAAATTCAGAACTCCAAGTGAATACAAAACtgagaattctgagaaaaagtcaaAAATCGTATATACTTCCCcccctcacaattctgacttgcagttacctttttattaatttttttattccatggcagaaacaggct harbors:
- the podxl gene encoding podocalyxin isoform X1; amino-acid sequence: MKMAISWTLIVLGTLLQGMQCNANDNSTTAPNSSISPTSVVTTAADSTKSTPPFTSLNSTKPTTSSASSESALRDTTPATTPATLEPSKSPTPSESSTSSESTTQAPTTSQPATSPDQTGPSSAEANQDITTNTPSQTSQVTTQVTTIQPMTSNEGTTPTTTTITPPNSPTTLTTTDPKQGTTDLNKHATTFPNGDGTTQLMSTQRATSAVTKTSELPITTAPSSKSTATQSLGTTTPQTATASIRSDLQGDVDITTNTPLEIIQYSFNLSKSNENHVLGQTCKMLLQTMKGNCIINVTIQDNQLTATVIIDADQVIPPENYKQVSEAPDNNTHKEDFNKDTIPDTLIAILASCGALVLILCCFAAYCTYHRRSYRKNQQHLTEELQTVENGYHDNPTLEVMEVQPEMQEKKLTMNRDFNDSWIVPIDNLLKEDIPDEEDTHL
- the podxl gene encoding podocalyxin isoform X4, producing MKMAISWTLIVLGTLLQGMQCNANDNSTTAPNSSISPTSVVTTAADSTKSTPPFTSLNSTKPTTSSASSESALRDTTPATTPATLEPSKSPTPSESSTSSESTTQAPTTSQPATSPDQTGPSSAEANQDITTNTPSQTSQVTTQVTTIQPMTSNEGTTPTTTTITPPNSPTTLTTTDPKQGTTDLNKHATTFPNGDGTTQLMSTQRATSAVTKTSELPITTAPSSKSTATQSLGTTTPQTATASIRSDLQGDVDITTNTPLEIIQYSFNLSKSNENHVLGQTCKMLLQTMKGNCIINVTIQDNQLTATVIIDADQVIPPENYKQVSEAPDNNTHKEDFNKDTIPDTLIAILASCGALVLILCCFAAYCTYHRRSYRKNQQQHLTEELQTVENGYHDNPTLEVMEVQPEMQEKKLTMNRDFNDSWIVPIDNLLKEDIPDEEDTHL